In the Ricinus communis isolate WT05 ecotype wild-type chromosome 3, ASM1957865v1, whole genome shotgun sequence genome, TAAACTCCGAGCAACGTGGCGGAATATTAATAGTTCTACCACTTCGAGGTTCTcgacaataaataaaatcgtAGTCAACTCTCACAGTCTCATCTCACCCGTTGGATTAAATATAAGTAATCGGAGGGTACAGGAAAGAGTTACCGGCAGCACCCGGTCAGCGTAGAAGAAAAATAGTTGGTCAACATTTTCgggttaaaaaaaaaaaagagcatgGCTCCACGTGATCCCCACTTCTGGTCAGCTTTCTTTCCCGCTTTGATTGCTCCTTTTCTTTAGCTGTGTTGATTATCCCATCATTAGTTGCGCATTAACAATTCCATTAGTGAGAAAATTACCTTATTAATCTTTTGATccttttttacaaattaaataaaaaagaagttctAGAAGGGGGTTTCTCTATTTTGTGCTGGAGAAATATTGACTTTTAAGGTGGGTATACTTATTTAACATTTATAATTGACTAATAAGATTAGGAATATAAAATGGAAATATGCAATTGATTACTTAGAAAAATGGACCATGAGCTATGATGccaacaaaagaaacaatctttatttatttgaccAGATATTGAGAAAATCCggataatttattaattccaGTTTCCTGTTTGGCAGCAAGACTGATATGGTTAAACCTTCTAGTGTTTTTCATCCCCTTTTGGAAGTATGGAAATGTTGAATGGATCAAATAATAGAAACTTGAAAGAATCtcacaattcaataaattattaatatatattaaagaaaacacaATCTTAACACCTTCAAACCTCATAATCAAAGAGTGAagtaaaattaacttaaaaattataactatcTAAGAATACGTAATGCTGAATTTAATATAGAGTTGTcttaatttttgaaagaaaagaaaaagatagagtTTAGTTATTTATGTTAACTTTTTTACCAAACAATTAActaaattcaaacaaaaaaaactgATCAAGACAAACAAACATAACCAAAGATAGCTTTTTCAGCTTTAAGAACAAAGTTcatctctctcttcttcttcttcttctggtCCTGTCAAAGCAACACAGTTCACACTTTTCCTCTCTAcgaaaaattcaatttcttatttatttactgctCTTACAGCTCAAATTTGTCATTTTCCAACATGGACCCCACtattaattcaatttgttttttttttggtcttcttctttctcttttctttctttctttatatatttattacccCAATCTCTCCCTTAGAAATTTTCAAACTCATCTTAGCCGTCAGATTATAACTGCTCTTTGACTTcacttttctctttctcttccttCTCTCGCCCGGTTACCGGTCATTCCTTCCCCTATATCACCCCCCTCTCGCTCTCCTTTCCCCTACttccttttctctctctaaccTTAAAACCTCTAAAGCTTTTTTCATGGCTCATTGAGTTTGAGTTTTCAAGTCCTTTTATTCTCTCCTTCACAAGTTACTAAAAATATGGCAGTTGAGCTTATGAGTTTTGCAAAAATGGAAGATCAAATGGCCATACAGGAGGCTGCATCTCAGGGCTTGAAGAGTATGGAACACTTGATCCGTCTCATGTCTCACAAATCTAATCACGTGGATTGCACGGACCTTACTGACCTCACTGTTTCAAAGTTCAGAAAGGTTATCTCTCTTCTCAATCGGACCGGTCATGCTCGGTTCAGACGCGGTCCTGTTCAATCTTCATCTTGTTTATCATCCGCACCTGCACCGTCTGCCTCTCAAAGTATAAACTTAAATACTACTCGTATAGCCGCACCTCCAGCTCCAGCTCCGGGTGTCCATCCGGTGACAGCTCCGGCGGCGAGCTTTGTGCAGCAGCCTCAGAGTGTGACCCTTGACTTTACaaagcctaacatatttagcTCTAACGGTAAAAGCTCAGAGCTTGAGTTTAGTGTGTCATCGAGCTCGTCTTTTATGTCCTCAGCTATAACTGGAGACGGCAGCGTTTCCAACGGGAAACAAGGATCTTCGATCTTCTTGGCACCTGCTGTTTCCGGTGGAAAGCCGCCGCTCTCATCTGCGCCATATAACAAAAAGAGATGTCACGAGCACGATCATTCGGAAGACGTCTCCGGATCCGCTAGCGGCAAGTGCCATTGCTCCAAGAGAAGGTATGTGCGTGTGTGTTTGGTATTAGCATCTCCCATGCCTTTAGAATGATACTTTGACTTGAGTAACTTGACTCGCATGAATCGTTCGAGTTGGGAACGAGTTGTTTGAGTTGACTCGTCATTATTTAGGTCAACGAGTTAGGTTGTGGTTGAACGGTTTTGGGCATTATAATAATGGACACAGCGCAGCACGCGTGACAGTGACTTGAGAAAGATGACCCTTTTTTAAAAGCTTATTTTTCAACAAGGTGTAATTATGGTCGTCTCTTATCTTTGACCCGCTGACATGTCGGCTcgtaatatcaaaatatacgCATGATATCCAAATAATaatggaaaataaattaattatgtttttctttgttaatcTCAGGAAAAACCGGGTCAAGAAAACAATTAGAGTTCCAGCGATTAGTTCTAAAATCGCCGATATTCCACCGGATGAATACTCCTGGAGGAAGTATGGTCAAAAGCCAATTAAGGGATCACCTTACCCACGGTAACtatcataattaataactgataatttttgataaatcaggcatcatcttttattttgactgttttctttttcttatatagggGATATTACAAGTGTAGCACTGTGAGAGGGTGCCCAGCAAGGAAGCACGTTGAACGGGCTACTGATGATCCGACGATGCTGATTGTGACATACGAAGGGGAGCACCGTCATACTCAAGCCGCGATGCAGGATAACTTATCTGGTGGTATTGGATTGGTATTCGAGTCAACGTAAAAAAATAGAACATATAGAGAAGAATAAACAGATAGCGTAGggaagattaaaagaaaaagaagggaaGTTTAGATGTTAGTGATATCAAGGCGGTTGATTTGGattgtaaattttttgtttttaattggGAGGAGGGATGAGATAGATTAGCAGAATCTCATTCTGCCAAATCTTGTGGTCAAAGtaaatcttaaaagaaattctaattatttgtGACTTTTCCAGAACATTTCTTGTTTTGGTTTTTTGGTATTTAATCTTCTTAATTCAAAACTTCAACTTGGGTTAGACTGAATTAACTCTTTTTGATTGCTTGGTAATTAGGCTGTGAGATCTAATTtcagttaattttatatctgTCTTGCTGTTATTACTCCGCTTGTTCTTATAGGGCAGGTCATAgtattgaatttattatttaacaaatattgtttttcaaattcaatattttaactgttcaatttaaaaataaatatgaaaattataagtAAGACCAATAAAATTTACGTCTATAATTATAGTCatatacttaaaattaaataaaatttattgactattaagagattataatttattgaatgtttgattttttaagatttaaaattgaattttattagtaatataatagtaatcaaatatatgtttatattttattaaattataataataaaatttgataaaataaaataataataatacaatagagaaattgaaaagaagaattataataatgataCCTATAGaagaatatattattaaaatagaatttaaacaattatttttatatataattagattaaattgtaattaagatcttatataattatataaaaattatttctatataaaatatcacGACATATCATTATGTGAAAcatatcttttataataaaagaataggaaTCCATGTTAATAATGTAAGGAGTAATGATGTAGCAAATACATAGTTCtgtaactaaaataatataacagtATTATTTTGCATCTAGTTTAATGAAACTTTTGGGCTACCTTTCTGATAATTGGCATTAATTCTCAACGCAGTTTCACATGTATGTTTTAAAGTATAAAGATATGTAAATGAAAGGGAAATGCCGTAACGGATAGAAACATTGCCCATGAGTTTCCGGTGGTAGTCAAAATTCATCATTTGGACGAGTAGAAGAAGGCGCGGCCGCGCGTAGACTTTTATAATGGCATATAATTCTCCTATTGCTGTTGAAGATGGACACTCCTTTTACCCAAATAAGtcaaatttcaaaagcaaaatTGTACGAGTCCACTTAAAGATGGTACACAAACtctatgaaaaattaaagacgCGTGATAGTCAAAATCGTCATCTCTTGGCTGCCAATGGTGGAGGGTTTGTTGTCGTATGGTATTAGATGATGATGCATCAGCTGATGTTGAAGGAGATGCCGATCGTGCCGGCGTTCACAGATTTGGTGTTTCCGACGATATCTTGCTTTACTCACTGGTGTATTTGAGCCACTACCACAGTATTTCTAAGTTTATTTCTTCGGAAGATGCTTGCCTTGTTTTTGTCGAGTCCGAATTGCCTCAAGTTTGACATCTTTATGGCTTgtctttatattttcattaatttcaaGGTCCTCAAATTTATCTATGTCTTCTGCTTTATGAATGAgatctattttaattgataaaataaataataatatgattataatcaaaatcatcaaattaaaataagatcaGATTTGACCCATAAACTCATTATAAATATCCAAATCACCTTTTTAGAACTTCCTGTACTATTTTAACACACAACTTCCCATTGGTAGCTTATCGATCCTTTCTTTGCAGAGGGAACAGAGACATGCATACACTTCTCTtcttgtaataataataataataataaaatgacaaGGATTTAGTGTATTATGTAAATGTAGCAAAATTGTTttgttctctttcttttttttggaaaGGAAATGTACCAAAATCGATGCAATTCCAACAACCAGCAACGAATTTTCAAATCAACAGCCTAAACCACTCTAACAACACCAAACACAAGAAAAACTATCTCTAAAAACACTTACTTGAAAACATTAAATTTCAGAGAACAACTTGGTTTTAATTCAGAATTTAAAGTTATGATACAATGATAAACCATgatatattatcaaaaaaaaaaaagttaaataaggaaaaaatgggatttttttttgctaaaatGGCCGAAACatattcaaaaaagaaatttttatttaaatttaatgtataaactacaataaaaatattatgagtattttagatatttgatgattgatatatagtttattatttaaaattaattaatttgtgtATTATATAAGAGAACATACactaaaatttagataaaaaaatttatttaaaaaaagtgtTTGAGCCATTTGCAATAGTTTCGGTGGCtaaattataagtaaaaatagaaatgaaaatatagtAGAAAAACAAAGTCATCACCCATATGTAtatgtttttcattttatatgtcatatctctttttcaataaattgATGCCCGTTCTCATGGAATCCTTACATTTAAAAGTGCGGATGACGAAATGACCATTTGGAGGGTCAAACCGTTACAACAAACTAACCATGAATTTTGAACAAGAACGTGAACCCATTTTTGAGCGCTAGAATTTCTTTGTCAAAGCACATctatattaataacaataataataataatagtatatgGATTATATGCAATGACTTTCCTACCATAAAAGAGATTTGAATGAGAGGAAGACTCCTCGAAAGCAATTGTTATAAGATGGATCTCGATTTAGGATTTTATATTAACCGGAGTGTATAAATACGAGTGAAGAGATATTTTGCAAAACACACTATAACGATTCAGAatcagatcacatgagatattgtccgctcAATCTAGGATTTTACATGAATCAGAGTCTATAAATACGAGTGAAGAGAGATTTTGCAAAACACACTGTAAGGATCCATaaccagatcacatgagatattgtccatTTTGGCCGCCAATagcctcacggttttgtccctttTTACAAAACACACTGTAAGGATCTGAAACCAGATTACATGAAATATTATCCGTTTTGGCCCTCAATGGTCTAACGGTTTTGTCCCTTTTTACAAAACACATTGTAAGGATTTggaaccagatcacatgagatattgtccgctttggccCCCAATTGCCTCACGATTTTGTCCCTTTGACGGATTCGAGAACTTTCCAAGACATCACCCATCTTaaaatttctctgaaccaaaCACGTTTAACTTTAGAGTTCCTATAACTCCATAGCCAAATAATCAAAAGACATTACAGGTGATTAGTAAGCCAGGCTGTCGCACGCACAACATTAGtcatttaaaattgaaagtgGAAATGAGAGAATTTACATTTTTAgccaagaaaacaaccgcatctcatgtatttaaaaaaagttggtttcttctctttttttgttttaatataaaattgtattattcttatttttcttaaattataatgaaatgaatttataaaaattaatattatgttaaaaattatatattgaataaatctttatatatttataaaaactagtAATTTATTTACGCGTTATAcgacttttataattattttaccgCTACTATTTTAAAgacttttattttgacatatgtatttatttttaacacatgatatttttattttttaaaatcgtaatacataaatttaaaattaatattatattaaagatattattttgaatatatatatttatatatttataaaaattactcGTTTACCCACTGTTGTACGACcattgtaattattttgattataaataataatataaattatatttatatataaaaattagatcttttaatattttataattaattaattaaaaataataattaattaaatatttttaatgtctttgttagtttttttatattttaaaattctattaatataaaaatataaaattataaataaattaataagaaaactacaaaattatacataaacttgaattctacggttaataataaatacatgtgtcaaaaataaaaatcatatgtaTTAGAATATAGTAACATATGtcaaaaagtttttattagaccatatacatattaatatttatttattcatttacatGTACTAAAATGTTCgttattatatattagatgtaatgttatataataattaatttttttctatttaaatatttattatctacgAACTTAACATTCATTACGGTTAATGTTTATGTTCGTTTCGTTTAATGTATTATTCATTAgtgttaatattaatgttcATTATATAGTACTGCAATGTTCATTGTTGgtatatataatgtttattaatattctcaaatgaaaatattaattatttatgaaagtttttattatttttatgatgcatatttaaaaaaattcataattgaTATAAACGCTCATAATTTATagacataatatttattattttttcaatgaATATTTGTCATTAAggaacatatataatataaacataacaTAAATTTCCTTATATAGttggtaaataaataaaacactaagtcaaaattatattacaaatatttatattataatatatatatatattttcaacaaaattaaattaacaaacaataaatattttatatttaaatactaaatatttaatataaaaccaatgaacataaatttttttacaaacTAAAACGATGCGGATAGACCCCTCGACTCGAGAAAGCTATATGAACCAGGTTCCAATTACTGAGACTTATGAATCGGAATGGGCCATTAACATTTATACGGCCATTTCTTAAAGTTGGATTTACCTTTGGGCCTACACAATGATATTGGCAGGGCTTTTGCTTTgtatttatgatatatatgtttcTTTGCTGCACTTTGGCTATTCCAAATTTATATGCTTGCTCCCACTCCACTTGCCTTTTGTGTTTCTGAATGTGCCTATTTGATATTAGGAAAAagtaagaatatatatttcttaacaaattagtatatatagttttattctacttaaaaattaattttttattatcatattattattaatttttctgatGTCATTTTTTTGCAGTatgctttttcatttttatgacacataatattatattttattaactgaattatttttaagaaaatgtatatttaaaatgagaaattaaccAAATCACAGCCCAGTGTTTAAAAAACTTTCTccataatcaataaaaaagagagtaaaagaagaaagatgaaaaattCCATTAAGGGATGTTGACTATTCTCAAACTTTATAATGAAATGATGCACTTATTTTAATCTCATCAAGAAATTTAGTGAACCCATTTGAACAATCATTGTAGCAAATGGGGTTGGGGTCAAATCAATGGTTCAAAAGCTTTGCAATAATTTCATCATACTTGTTCACTTTGGAATCATATTTTGTCATGATGTTCTAAGATCTAATAAGTACCAAAATTTGGATCTTTTTGTAAATCACTTTGATGGAGAGTTTGCAAGTGAAGGAAAATCACTTTAAACATCAATCTTGGGAGTATCTTATGATAATAAACCTCATTCTAATTCAAATGAGatgattttagtatttaaaagGAAAACTGTTAAGTACCCATGAAAAATCATATGATGAATGCTATGAATGAAAGCCACGTGTACAGAACAACCTGATTAATACACCTGCCTAACTagctataattaatttaagtcgctttaatattaattaacagTCTCCAATCTCTATATTTGTGgctttttatacttttattttattttatatgttttttaattaattaaatcaaactcAGTCCtttctttgtaattttattctttacatCTCAAAAGGCCATAAAAATGAATCAGATTGTTTCCTAAAAAGCCACgattgaaattattaaattttttaaagtacaattaggaaaaaaataaagggagAAGCTTTTTTGCCTTACTGTCAACCACTTTGGCATTGCTCTCTCAGAAAATGcaacacaaaaagaaataacaggTGTAAATAAGATCTCtctcctttctctctctcacaagattttagggtttttctttctctctctgaATCCATAAGTCCCCGATTCAGATTCCTACACTACTCTTCTTCCCCAGCTCCGCTCTCTCAAGCTATTGAGCTAAAAAGCACCAAATTTTGACAACCAATttcaattgagttttttttcccctttctCTCACTTCCTTTTTGGTGGTTGCggattttagtgaaaattTCCATTTGCTACTTGTTTGGTTTGATTTGGTGAAGCTTCGGTGGAgagcagaaaataatgaagattTGTATTAATATGAGTCCaggttgattttgaattaaagACATTTTCATTTGATAAATCCGACGACAAAGATCATGAGATCATTCATATActaaaaaagatgaaaaaaagaTCATCAATTCTTGATTGCGCCATGTGCCTTTGAGCTTATTGTAGCAGTCTCAGTTGAGTaagatttgaattttaaactccaatgttgtaaatttttttgggGATTAGAGTTTAAAGTTAGAAACTTTGTAGGATTGGGATGGGGGATTCAGTTAGTGATAAATGTAATGGTAAAGATAGGATTCTAAATTTGATAGCTGCAAGAAAGTCATTGAAGCTAAGCTTGGACAAATCAAAAGCTTTAGGCTCTTCTCTTGAGAAAGCAGGGCCTAGATTAGATGAGATTAACCAAAGATTGCCTTCTTTAGAGGCTGCAGTCCGCCCCATTCGTGCAGACAAAGATGCCCTTGCTGCTGTCGGAGGCCACATTAACCGTGCTGTTGGTCCTGCTGCTGCAGTTCTTAAGGTTTTTGATGCGGTTCATGGGTTAGAAAAATCACTGTTATCAGATCCAAAGAATGATCTTTCTGGATATCTGTCTGTATTGAAGCGTCTCGAAGAGGCATTGAGGTTTTTGGGGGACAATTGTGGATTGGCAATTCAGTGGCTGGAGGATATAGTTGAGTATTTGGAGGATAATACTGTAGCAGATGAGCGGTACCTTTCGAATTTGAAGAAGTCATTGAAGAGTCTTAGGGAGTTGCAAAATGAAGATAAAAAAGCCAGCCTTGATGGTGGACTTCTAGATGCTGCATTAGATAAATTAGAAGGTGAGTTCAGACGTCTTTTGACAGAACATAGTGTGCCGCTCCCTATGTCATCACCTCCGTCACTGGGTCAACAGGCAGTGATTGCACCGTCACCATTACCTGTGAGTGTAATTCAGAAGCTGCAAGCTATTCTTGGGCGGTTGATTGCGAATAATAGGCTTGAAAAGTGCATATCAATTTATGTTGAAGTTCGTGGTTCAAATGTTAGAGCTAGTCTGCAGGCGCTTGATTTGGATTATCTTGAGATCTCTATAGCTGAATTCAATGATGTGCAGAGCATAGAGGTCTATATTGCTAAGTGGGGCAAGCATTTGGAGTTTGCAGTGAAGCACTTGTTTGAAGCGGAGTACAAGCTTTGTAATGATGTTTTTGAAAGGATTGGATTGGATGTGTGGATGGGATGCTTTGCAAAAATAGCTGCTCAAGCAGGTATTCTTGCATTTCTTCAATTTGGCAAAACTGTCACAGAAAGTAAGAAGGATCCGATCAAGCTTTTGAAGTTGTTGGATATTTTCACATCTCTGAACAAGTTAAGGCTGGATTTCAACAGGCTTTTTGGCGGTGCAGCCTGTATGGAAATCCAAAATCTCACAAGGGATCTCATTAAGAGGGTGATTGATGGGGCAGCTGAGATCTTCTGGGAACTACTACTTCAGGTGGAGTTGCAGAGGCAGATCCCACCACCTCCTGATGGTGGTGTCCCTAGACTAGTAAGCTTTATTACTGATTACTGTAATAAGCTTATTGGGGATGACTATAAGCCTATTCTGACCCAGGTTCTGCTTATTCATCGGAGCTGGAAGCATGAGAGGTTTCAGGAGAGGCTCCTCTTTACTGAGGTGCTGAACATAATTAAAGCCATTGAGCTCAATTTGGAGACATGGACAAAAGCTTACGAGGATGCTATCCTATCTAACCTTTTTGCGATGAACAATCATTATCATTTGTACAAGCACTTAAAAGGAACAAAACTTGGAGATCTCTTAGGGGATTCTTGGTTAAGAGAACATGAGCAATACAAGGACTATTATGCCACAATCTTCTTGAGAGATAGCTGGGGAAAGCTTCCGGGACATTTAAGTCGAGAAGGTCTTATTCTTTTCTCAGGTGGTCGTGCCACTGCTCGTGATCTTGTCAAGAAAAGgctgaaaaattttaatgaagCTTTTGATGAAATGTACAAGAAGCAGTCAAATTGGGTTATGCCAGAGAGAGATCTCAGGGAGAAGACCTGCCAGTTGATTGTGCAGGCAGTTGTGCCTGTTTATCGAAGTTATATGCAGAACTATGGGCCCTTGGTTGAGCAGGATGGAAGCTCcagcaaatatgcaaaataCTCCGTGCAGACTTTGGAGCACATGCTCGCTTCTTTGTTTCAACCTAGGCCAGGAAGATATGGAAGCTTCAAAGGCAGGCAGCTTAGTGATAAATTCAATAATGGGGTAGCAGATCTTCGTCGGACAGCATCTGCGGTTGTGTGATTGTCCAGTTATCAGTCTCTCATGTTTAGCCTGAAAGGCAACCATACTCGAGCATCCACTCCATTGCTACATAGTCAATTCTTGTTctgtacatatttatatatttatgggCGTGGAACTGTTTAATGGCATCTTTCTTTCAGAGAAGGAACTTTCTTTTCCTCGTGACTCTTGTCAGACCAATGGCTGAGGTTTTCTTGCTGCTAAGAATTTTCATAAGCTAATTAAGTGCAACATAAACAATCTCTAATGCCTTGGGGATTCTGCGAACCGATGAGTTCTGAGCTCTAGACGTTATGGTGAAGGCTTACATGGGCTTGGCAAAAACCGTAGATAATACTTGAAGGTATAGCTTATCATTTTACTTTCATTTTTACTCATTGATTTAGTTAGTAGAAGTTGGTTGTAAAAACCTTGTATGCTAGATGTCATGTATAATTCTTTGAGATGAAGAGTAATTAGAGGTCTAGCCAGGATGAAATTGTTTACTGCTCAGAATTCTGAAATGGTCACAAGTATATGCTTATGGATGATTGTCAGCCATTGGTGCAATTGTATTACAAGAGCCTTGAATGTATTGAAAGGCAGAACCACTGTTGGCAATAAaatgttttctaatttatgtGGTCCCTATTTGTTGCGATTGAATTTCAATGTCTGGTCATGTTTACAGCATTGCTTTTATGCTTGATGGATCCAATATTCTTTTTGATAGTGTTATGGATTTGATTGATTCAGATGTACACTAGTGGGCATTTAAGAAAGCTCCGATATCATGATACTGACGCTGTTTCTTTGAAACACACCAACTACAAGGccatttaatttcttttatccatCATATAGCAAAATGCCCCCTCAGGGTAGCAGTTAAAAGAAACAACAGAAAGAAATAGCAGCTTGTCCGTCCGTTCACTTGGAAATTCATCTGATCAAGCTGCCCCGATTCGGATTGCTTCTATCATGGATTCCTGAAATACACAGGAACCTTTCTGCTCGGATGAAAACCTTCCTTTACATAGTTATGAAGCTCAAAGCCGTATTCAACATTTTGTCGGTTGGTCTCTTTCCTGTGAATATCTCCAATAGCAGGATGCCATAACTATATACGTCGCCTGATTTTGACACCTCATTCCCCATACCGTATTCCGCAATTTGCAGAAACCACTTGTTGTAACAAAAATATTCCAGGACATCAGGTAACTAGATCCGgagaaaaaagtataaaatatatgtgaTACTTTTGATGAA is a window encoding:
- the LOC8265193 gene encoding probable WRKY transcription factor 11, encoding MAVELMSFAKMEDQMAIQEAASQGLKSMEHLIRLMSHKSNHVDCTDLTDLTVSKFRKVISLLNRTGHARFRRGPVQSSSCLSSAPAPSASQSINLNTTRIAAPPAPAPGVHPVTAPAASFVQQPQSVTLDFTKPNIFSSNGKSSELEFSVSSSSSFMSSAITGDGSVSNGKQGSSIFLAPAVSGGKPPLSSAPYNKKRCHEHDHSEDVSGSASGKCHCSKRRKNRVKKTIRVPAISSKIADIPPDEYSWRKYGQKPIKGSPYPRGYYKCSTVRGCPARKHVERATDDPTMLIVTYEGEHRHTQAAMQDNLSGGIGLVFEST
- the LOC8265192 gene encoding exocyst complex component EXO70A1; the protein is MGDSVSDKCNGKDRILNLIAARKSLKLSLDKSKALGSSLEKAGPRLDEINQRLPSLEAAVRPIRADKDALAAVGGHINRAVGPAAAVLKVFDAVHGLEKSLLSDPKNDLSGYLSVLKRLEEALRFLGDNCGLAIQWLEDIVEYLEDNTVADERYLSNLKKSLKSLRELQNEDKKASLDGGLLDAALDKLEGEFRRLLTEHSVPLPMSSPPSLGQQAVIAPSPLPVSVIQKLQAILGRLIANNRLEKCISIYVEVRGSNVRASLQALDLDYLEISIAEFNDVQSIEVYIAKWGKHLEFAVKHLFEAEYKLCNDVFERIGLDVWMGCFAKIAAQAGILAFLQFGKTVTESKKDPIKLLKLLDIFTSLNKLRLDFNRLFGGAACMEIQNLTRDLIKRVIDGAAEIFWELLLQVELQRQIPPPPDGGVPRLVSFITDYCNKLIGDDYKPILTQVLLIHRSWKHERFQERLLFTEVLNIIKAIELNLETWTKAYEDAILSNLFAMNNHYHLYKHLKGTKLGDLLGDSWLREHEQYKDYYATIFLRDSWGKLPGHLSREGLILFSGGRATARDLVKKRLKNFNEAFDEMYKKQSNWVMPERDLREKTCQLIVQAVVPVYRSYMQNYGPLVEQDGSSSKYAKYSVQTLEHMLASLFQPRPGRYGSFKGRQLSDKFNNGVADLRRTASAVV